One stretch of Prunus persica cultivar Lovell chromosome G1, Prunus_persica_NCBIv2, whole genome shotgun sequence DNA includes these proteins:
- the LOC109946799 gene encoding uncharacterized protein LOC109946799 encodes MELEHKAYWAIKELNFAYDSAGEKRKLQLNELEEIRQGGYDSSRIYKERTKAFHDSQILQKEFQPGQKVLLFSSRLKLFPRKLKSRWTGPYLVTQVFPHGAVQITNEDKGNTFKVNGHRLKPYVETPFDIAAESLTLKEPVI; translated from the coding sequence ATGGAGCTGGAGCATAAAGCTTACTGGGCCATTAAAGAGTTAAATTTTGCATATGACTCAGCTGGGGAAAAGCGGAAATTGCAGTTAAATGAGCTAGAGGAAATTCGTCAAGGTGGTTATGATAGTTCTCGCATCTACAAGGAAAGAACTAAGGCATTTCATGACAGTCAAATTTTACAAAAGGAATTTCAGCCAGGGCAAAAGGTTCTGTTATTCAGTTCAAGGCTCAAGTTGTTtccaagaaaattaaaatctcgCTGGACTGGACCCTACCTAGTGACTCAAGTTTTTCCTCATGGAGCAGTTCAAATCACTAATGAAGATAAAGGCAACACGTTCAAGGTGAATGGTCATAGGCTGAAACCCTACGTGGAGACACCCTTTGACATTGCAGCTGAGTCTTTGACTCTGAAGGAACCAGTGATTTGA